In Deinococcus sp. QL22, the following are encoded in one genomic region:
- the rraA gene encoding ribonuclease E activity regulator RraA has product MTNAPAAFATTDLSDAHPEAQILAPVFQDYGGQARFCGPAFTLQVSENNPLVRSTLETPGLGRVLVVDGGGSLNCALLGGMLGQFAVQSGWAGVIIYGCVRDTAELRALPVGIRALAAHPRRSGKAAEGQAGGIVTFADATIQPGDHIFADEDGILVLSGQ; this is encoded by the coding sequence ATGACCAATGCGCCAGCCGCTTTCGCCACCACCGACCTCAGTGACGCGCACCCCGAGGCGCAGATTCTGGCTCCTGTGTTCCAGGACTACGGCGGCCAGGCGCGTTTTTGTGGACCTGCCTTCACCCTGCAAGTCTCCGAGAACAATCCGTTGGTGCGCTCGACCCTGGAAACGCCGGGGCTGGGGCGCGTGCTGGTCGTAGACGGCGGCGGCAGCCTGAATTGTGCGCTGCTGGGCGGGATGCTGGGGCAATTTGCGGTGCAGAGTGGTTGGGCAGGCGTCATCATTTACGGCTGCGTGCGCGACACTGCCGAACTCCGGGCGCTGCCTGTCGGGATTCGGGCATTGGCGGCTCACCCCCGGCGCAGCGGCAAGGCGGCAGAGGGGCAGGCGGGCGGAATCGTGACTTTTGCAGACGCAACTATCCAGCCCGGAGATCATATTTTTGCCGATGAGGACGGGATTCTGGTACTGTCAGGGCAATAA
- a CDS encoding LacI family DNA-binding transcriptional regulator translates to MSDALIRPTIEDIARASGVSKGTVSRVINGHSTVAERTRARVQEVIARLDYTPDPAARNLSWRTGQTLGLSLDRDDPMLSPYQVLFRRALEAHTAPLGVQLLDLRADLTRMARLPSAVLVMHAVEGDPRLSFLQQAGVPAVLIGHHPASFWVAPDDEGGAQLATTQLLQAGHRHLVYLGAGPSQVAQDRQRGFERAARTTGATTHLLAADFTVLGGYRAVRRAWESGLRFTGLFAQSDESAIGAVAALEDLGINIPGDVSVVGFDGLPELPLPYALTTVSQDIPRIASTALTLVGEAISGRLPRGEFIPVQLISGATVAPAPGGSP, encoded by the coding sequence ATGTCTGACGCTCTGATCCGCCCCACCATCGAAGACATTGCCCGCGCTTCTGGCGTGAGCAAAGGAACCGTGAGCCGTGTGATCAATGGGCATTCCACTGTGGCCGAGCGCACCCGCGCCCGCGTGCAGGAAGTGATTGCGCGGCTGGATTACACGCCTGACCCCGCTGCCCGCAACCTGAGTTGGCGCACGGGGCAAACGCTGGGGCTGTCTCTTGACCGCGACGATCCCATGCTCAGCCCCTATCAGGTGTTGTTCCGGCGGGCGCTGGAGGCCCACACTGCGCCGCTGGGCGTGCAACTGCTGGACTTGCGGGCCGACCTGACCCGTATGGCCCGGTTGCCCAGCGCCGTCTTGGTCATGCACGCCGTAGAAGGCGACCCCCGGTTGTCGTTTTTGCAGCAGGCAGGCGTGCCAGCCGTGCTCATCGGCCATCATCCGGCGTCGTTCTGGGTGGCTCCGGACGATGAAGGCGGTGCACAACTGGCGACCACGCAACTGCTGCAAGCGGGACACCGCCACCTGGTGTATCTGGGGGCTGGCCCCAGTCAGGTGGCGCAAGACCGCCAGCGCGGGTTCGAGCGGGCCGCCCGCACCACCGGGGCCACCACACACCTGTTGGCTGCCGATTTCACGGTGTTGGGCGGCTACCGCGCCGTGCGGCGAGCATGGGAATCGGGCCTGCGTTTTACGGGCCTGTTTGCCCAAAGCGACGAGAGTGCCATTGGCGCAGTCGCCGCTCTGGAAGACCTGGGCATCAACATTCCAGGAGACGTATCGGTGGTCGGCTTTGACGGCCTGCCCGAATTGCCGCTTCCCTACGCTCTCACCACCGTGTCGCAAGACATTCCCCGCATAGCCAGCACCGCGCTCACCCTTGTTGGGGAGGCCATTTCGGGGCGCTTGCCCCGTGGCGAATTCATTCCTGTTCAGCTTATTTCCGGCGCAACGGTTGCGCCTGCCCCCGGAGGGTCACCATGA
- a CDS encoding extracellular solute-binding protein — protein MKIQNALLLSLAVLASSAAAQTTIKINGYGGTDPAVVGDLINKFVKPALAKDKITVVYEPLQGDYNKSLTTLLAAGNAGDVFYLPAETLSGFVATGKVLPLNGVVNTTPYIKSLNTAFTQNGRVYGIAKDFNTLTLVYNKDLFDEAKVAYPDNNDTWTDLQTKLTTLKKNLGNEYYGICLQPNFDRFGAFAYATGWNQFDSKGKTNLADARFAEAFNFYTGLAKNKVGITPSEVSEGWTGGCLKTGKVAVAIEGGWVVNFLRDNAPNLKFGTALMPKNNKTAKRGNFLYTVGWAINSGTKNKSAATKVLNILTSPAVQQYVLEQGLAIPSRTALGDNAYFKKTDAGAVNSRLVFQGASDGNVKSFSFGPQGPDWSKPINDALAAVLSGQKSSADALKKAQQDMNTFQNR, from the coding sequence ATGAAGATTCAGAACGCACTCCTGCTCAGCCTCGCCGTCCTCGCTTCCAGCGCCGCAGCCCAGACCACCATCAAGATCAACGGTTACGGCGGTACCGACCCCGCTGTAGTGGGCGACCTGATCAACAAGTTCGTGAAGCCCGCGCTGGCCAAAGACAAGATCACGGTGGTCTACGAGCCGCTGCAAGGCGACTACAACAAGTCGCTGACCACACTGTTGGCCGCCGGAAATGCGGGCGACGTGTTCTATCTGCCCGCCGAAACCCTCAGCGGCTTTGTGGCCACCGGAAAAGTGCTGCCCCTGAACGGCGTCGTCAACACCACCCCCTACATCAAGAGCCTGAACACCGCCTTTACGCAAAATGGCCGCGTGTACGGCATCGCCAAGGATTTCAACACCCTGACGCTGGTCTACAACAAAGACCTCTTTGACGAAGCCAAAGTCGCCTACCCCGACAACAACGACACCTGGACGGACTTGCAGACCAAGCTGACCACCCTCAAGAAGAACCTCGGCAACGAGTACTACGGCATCTGCCTTCAGCCCAACTTCGACCGATTCGGCGCGTTCGCCTACGCCACCGGCTGGAATCAGTTCGATTCCAAGGGCAAGACCAACCTCGCCGATGCCCGCTTTGCCGAAGCCTTCAACTTTTACACCGGCCTCGCCAAGAACAAAGTCGGTATTACGCCCAGCGAAGTGTCCGAAGGTTGGACGGGCGGCTGCCTGAAGACCGGTAAGGTCGCTGTGGCGATCGAAGGCGGATGGGTCGTCAACTTCCTGCGCGACAACGCGCCCAACCTGAAGTTCGGCACCGCGCTGATGCCCAAGAACAACAAGACCGCCAAACGCGGCAACTTCCTGTATACCGTAGGCTGGGCCATCAACTCCGGAACCAAGAACAAGAGCGCCGCCACCAAGGTGCTGAACATCCTGACCAGCCCCGCCGTGCAGCAGTACGTGCTGGAGCAAGGCCTCGCTATTCCTAGCCGCACGGCCCTCGGCGACAACGCCTACTTCAAGAAGACCGACGCGGGCGCAGTGAACAGCCGCCTCGTGTTCCAGGGCGCTTCCGACGGCAACGTCAAGTCCTTCAGCTTCGGGCCTCAAGGCCCAGATTGGAGCAAGCCCATCAACGACGCCCTCGCCGCCGTCCTCAGCGGCCAGAAGAGCAGCGCCGACGCCCTGAAAAAAGCGCAGCAGGACATGAACACCTTCCAGAACCGCTGA
- a CDS encoding carbohydrate ABC transporter permease codes for MTITNPTAKRPKAARSKQSQTTTTALLFLAPFLITTLIFFFYAFGRAIYYSFTDFNLFNTPTLIGIEPYRDVLADPSFRRALANSLIFAIVTTTLQTIFSLLMAVALNNKIRGMAFFRSAWYMPSITSSVVITLIFLWLFQRRGIANYLITQWQAYQPIVLTFLGVLIVVQIVQVLWERSRKLPAGWLDPALAAVSALIAIIVVLILNTTGLVGVREVAPYDYQYFADKWISIGGVRVLSIPLLVIIIQNTFTTVPTLMLFFLAGLQSIPGSLYEAADIDGATPYQKLMNVTVPMLRPVTFYVVTVGLIGTMQMFDQVAVIGSAAPQDTLITLAFYVYTNTFKNGAAPVNMASAAAIVLALIILSMVFVQRKFFVAPEAN; via the coding sequence ATGACCATTACCAATCCCACTGCCAAAAGACCCAAGGCCGCCCGCTCCAAGCAGAGCCAGACGACCACGACGGCGCTGCTGTTTTTAGCCCCGTTTCTGATCACCACACTGATCTTCTTTTTCTATGCGTTCGGCCGCGCCATCTATTATTCGTTTACCGATTTCAACCTGTTCAATACGCCCACGCTAATCGGCATCGAGCCTTACCGCGACGTGCTGGCCGATCCGTCGTTCCGGCGGGCGCTCGCCAACAGCCTGATTTTCGCCATCGTGACCACCACGCTGCAAACGATATTTTCCCTGCTGATGGCCGTGGCGCTCAACAACAAGATTCGCGGGATGGCCTTCTTCCGCTCGGCGTGGTACATGCCTTCCATCACGTCCAGCGTGGTCATTACCCTGATTTTCCTGTGGCTGTTTCAACGGCGCGGCATTGCCAACTACCTGATTACGCAGTGGCAGGCCTACCAACCCATCGTTCTGACGTTCCTTGGCGTGCTGATCGTGGTGCAAATCGTGCAGGTGCTCTGGGAAAGGTCGCGCAAGTTGCCCGCAGGCTGGCTTGATCCGGCGCTGGCAGCGGTCAGTGCGCTGATTGCCATCATCGTGGTGCTGATTCTGAATACCACCGGGCTGGTCGGTGTGCGCGAAGTGGCTCCCTACGATTACCAGTATTTTGCCGACAAGTGGATCAGTATCGGCGGCGTGCGGGTGCTGAGTATTCCGCTGCTGGTCATCATCATCCAGAACACCTTTACCACCGTGCCCACGCTGATGCTGTTTTTCCTCGCAGGACTCCAGAGCATTCCCGGCTCGCTGTACGAGGCCGCCGATATTGACGGCGCGACGCCCTACCAGAAACTGATGAACGTGACGGTTCCCATGCTGCGCCCAGTCACCTTTTATGTGGTCACGGTGGGCCTGATTGGAACGATGCAGATGTTTGATCAGGTGGCCGTGATCGGTTCGGCGGCCCCGCAGGACACGCTGATTACGCTGGCCTTCTACGTGTACACCAACACCTTCAAGAACGGCGCGGCCCCGGTGAATATGGCGTCGGCGGCGGCCATCGTGCTGGCCCTGATCATCCTGAGCATGGTGTTCGTGCAGCGCAAGTTCTTTGTGGCACCCGAGGCCAACTAG
- a CDS encoding carbohydrate ABC transporter permease, producing MTAIQTERRVAASNHDAWLSRRRWARAGWLYVFMLVMSFFFLGPFLMGLLSSMKDNPNEYPPKVIIPQLTAQYVSRAYNLGVQGGNSGWNGGLTPGREVNFEVSVRSPADAPKDAPVVSLFPYQPVSLVAIARQAQAKDYAQLKTVQVSQTGDTRVYRTTVTYPAMTAQTGEVIRAKLVTPDSDVRAQLPGGQIVKVTLDTPAAQAKQYELSETQRVELVKSGENYYLRGPLFERTPMQVDVQRGQSIVNSTLPPSDKQNFDRSFAFRNVTPGILGYTFNNYRRAFNETMDPKSGRSLFFSWVLNSFLYAFLRVAAAIVFCSLAGYALARFDFPGKNLIFLGAVLFVQMVPSQVNLVSNYVLLKDLGLLNIWGLWFNGLVAAGGVFLMKQFFEGMPKELEESASIDGAGPFTTFWKVMLPQAGPALIALAITQFQGAWNDFFWPLVLLRQNTDFTLTVGLSSFSQLYGGQGDYGLILAGAILSAIPVIIIFIIFQRYFVDTGSDSAVKG from the coding sequence ATGACGGCAATTCAGACAGAACGCAGGGTGGCGGCCTCTAACCACGACGCATGGCTCTCGCGGCGACGTTGGGCGCGGGCTGGCTGGCTGTACGTGTTCATGCTGGTCATGAGCTTTTTCTTTCTCGGCCCGTTCCTGATGGGCCTGCTGAGCAGCATGAAAGACAATCCCAACGAGTACCCGCCCAAAGTCATCATTCCGCAACTGACGGCGCAGTACGTGAGCCGCGCCTACAACCTTGGGGTGCAGGGCGGCAACAGCGGGTGGAACGGTGGCCTGACTCCGGGCCGAGAAGTCAACTTCGAGGTGTCGGTGCGCTCTCCGGCAGACGCCCCCAAAGACGCTCCTGTGGTCAGCCTGTTTCCCTATCAGCCCGTGAGTCTGGTGGCTATTGCCCGCCAGGCGCAGGCCAAAGACTACGCCCAACTGAAGACGGTGCAGGTGTCTCAGACGGGAGATACGCGGGTGTACCGCACCACCGTGACCTACCCCGCGATGACGGCGCAAACAGGCGAAGTGATCCGGGCCAAACTGGTGACGCCCGACAGTGACGTCCGGGCACAACTGCCGGGCGGCCAAATCGTGAAGGTGACACTGGACACGCCCGCAGCGCAGGCCAAGCAGTACGAACTGAGCGAAACGCAGCGCGTGGAACTGGTCAAGTCGGGCGAGAACTACTACCTGCGCGGGCCACTGTTCGAGCGCACGCCCATGCAGGTGGACGTGCAGCGCGGGCAAAGCATCGTGAACAGCACCCTGCCGCCCAGCGACAAGCAGAACTTTGACCGGTCGTTTGCCTTCCGCAACGTGACCCCCGGCATTCTGGGTTACACCTTCAACAACTACCGCCGCGCCTTCAACGAAACGATGGATCCCAAATCGGGCCGCAGCCTGTTCTTCTCCTGGGTACTGAACTCGTTCCTGTACGCCTTCCTACGCGTGGCCGCCGCCATAGTGTTCTGCTCGCTGGCGGGATACGCCCTGGCCCGCTTCGACTTTCCTGGCAAGAACCTGATTTTCTTGGGCGCGGTGCTGTTCGTGCAGATGGTACCGAGTCAGGTGAACCTGGTCAGCAACTACGTGCTCCTCAAGGATTTAGGTCTGCTAAATATCTGGGGGCTGTGGTTTAACGGCCTCGTGGCGGCAGGCGGCGTGTTCCTGATGAAGCAGTTCTTCGAGGGCATGCCCAAAGAACTGGAAGAATCGGCCTCTATTGACGGCGCTGGCCCCTTCACGACCTTCTGGAAAGTGATGTTGCCGCAGGCTGGCCCCGCGCTGATTGCTCTCGCCATCACGCAGTTTCAGGGCGCATGGAATGACTTTTTCTGGCCTCTGGTGCTGCTGCGCCAGAACACCGACTTTACCCTCACGGTGGGCCTCTCCAGTTTCTCGCAGTTGTACGGCGGGCAAGGCGATTACGGCCTCATTCTGGCAGGCGCGATCCTGTCGGCCATTCCCGTGATCATCATCTTCATTATTTTCCAGCGCTACTTTGTGGATACCGGCTCAGACAGCGCCGTGAAAGGCTAG
- a CDS encoding glycogen debranching N-terminal domain-containing protein, whose protein sequence is MLNTRTVLKENDLYLVGNRHYKIAEGESGLYRRDTRFLSHYEWRLDGERPQHLLQHERYPFWLHEHSANANVGYTMKVGISRDLTVTGSEVRDTLTVTRYLGEGPQEVTLALAADFVDMFEVRGWPGGLGERTVSSQEVPGGVEFSYTAGDGLHSRALVQVSPAAAWDGEKLTWNLTEIETRIRVSVFPLQGDEQPTPGDPAALAAEYDALHGAMNLRLADPLDQQVLDQSIEDLRSLSFQTDQGRFPAAGLPWFVAPFGRDSLIIALMVKDHMPEMALTVARYLAARQGSKYDKSTLEEPGKILHEERIGELTRMGRTPHRPYYATADATPLFVWLVGELSAAHPDIARELRPQWEAALNWCLTDGDPDRDGFIEYTPDESGITNAVWKDSGDSTFTAEGVDISGHVAVVEVQGYAYAAYLAAARMYRLLNNEGQAVEWENRAASLRERFHAAFWWPERSYYVHGLNGDKKPLNVLVSNPAHTLWTGIIPPEFAPQVAATALGDNLWSGWGIRTLGEGEIRYNPVSYHNGSVWPHDTAAAALGMHRYGLNAEAAQVARALFDVARAAGDRRLRELLAGFKRESHTPPVPYPAACHPQGWDAAIPLALAHLLGHGQEQQTGKLENELA, encoded by the coding sequence ATGCTCAATACCCGCACTGTTCTCAAAGAAAATGACCTGTACCTTGTCGGCAACCGCCACTACAAAATTGCCGAGGGCGAAAGTGGGCTGTACCGCCGCGACACCCGCTTTCTAAGCCACTACGAATGGCGGCTGGACGGCGAGCGCCCGCAACATCTGCTCCAGCACGAGCGCTACCCCTTCTGGCTGCACGAGCACAGCGCCAACGCCAACGTGGGTTACACCATGAAAGTGGGCATTTCCCGCGATCTGACCGTGACCGGAAGCGAGGTGCGCGACACCCTGACCGTGACCCGCTACCTCGGAGAAGGGCCCCAGGAAGTGACGCTGGCGCTGGCTGCCGATTTTGTAGATATGTTCGAGGTGCGCGGCTGGCCCGGCGGCCTCGGCGAACGCACGGTGAGTTCCCAGGAGGTGCCCGGCGGCGTGGAATTCAGCTACACCGCTGGTGACGGCCTGCACAGCCGCGCACTGGTGCAGGTATCGCCCGCTGCCGCGTGGGACGGCGAGAAACTGACCTGGAATCTGACGGAGATAGAAACCAGGATTCGGGTGAGTGTGTTCCCGTTGCAGGGCGACGAGCAGCCCACGCCCGGCGACCCGGCTGCACTAGCTGCCGAATACGACGCGCTGCACGGGGCGATGAATCTGCGGCTGGCCGACCCGCTTGATCAACAGGTGCTGGATCAGAGCATCGAAGACCTGCGGAGCCTGTCGTTTCAGACCGATCAGGGGCGTTTTCCGGCGGCGGGCCTGCCCTGGTTCGTGGCTCCCTTTGGCCGCGACAGCCTGATCATTGCCCTGATGGTGAAGGATCATATGCCCGAGATGGCGCTGACGGTGGCGCGGTATCTGGCCGCGCGGCAGGGCAGCAAGTACGACAAATCCACGCTGGAAGAACCCGGCAAGATTTTGCACGAGGAACGGATTGGCGAACTGACGCGCATGGGCCGTACGCCGCACCGCCCCTACTACGCCACCGCCGACGCCACGCCCCTGTTCGTGTGGCTGGTGGGCGAACTGAGCGCCGCGCACCCCGACATTGCCCGCGAACTGCGCCCGCAGTGGGAAGCGGCCCTGAACTGGTGCCTCACTGACGGCGACCCTGACAGGGACGGCTTTATCGAGTACACGCCCGACGAAAGCGGGATCACCAATGCAGTCTGGAAGGACAGCGGCGACTCTACGTTTACCGCCGAGGGTGTAGACATCAGCGGGCATGTAGCGGTGGTAGAAGTACAGGGTTACGCCTACGCCGCGTACCTTGCTGCCGCCCGGATGTACCGCCTGCTGAACAATGAAGGGCAAGCGGTGGAGTGGGAAAACCGTGCGGCCAGCCTGCGCGAACGCTTTCACGCGGCGTTCTGGTGGCCCGAGCGCAGCTACTACGTGCATGGTCTGAACGGCGATAAAAAGCCCCTGAACGTGCTGGTCAGTAACCCGGCCCACACGCTCTGGACGGGTATTATTCCGCCTGAATTCGCGCCGCAGGTGGCAGCCACCGCGCTGGGCGACAACCTCTGGAGCGGCTGGGGCATTCGCACACTGGGCGAGGGCGAAATCCGCTACAATCCGGTGTCCTATCACAACGGCAGCGTGTGGCCGCACGACACCGCCGCCGCCGCGCTGGGCATGCACCGTTACGGCCTGAACGCTGAGGCCGCGCAGGTGGCCCGCGCCCTGTTCGACGTGGCGCGCGCCGCAGGTGACCGCCGCCTCAGAGAACTGTTGGCCGGATTTAAGCGCGAGTCCCATACGCCGCCTGTGCCCTACCCCGCCGCCTGCCACCCCCAGGGTTGGGACGCGGCTATCCCGCTGGCGCTGGCGCACCTGCTGGGGCACGGGCAGGAGCAGCAGACCGGGAAGCTGGAAAACGAACTGGCCTGA